The genomic window TCAAAGCCCGTGTCAATCTCTCCATTCCCAAAAACAACGTTTTGCGCGCCGGTTACGGCTTTTAGATCATCCATAACACTTTCTATGTGCTGTTGCATAAGATCATCACAATGAATGCTAAGTGTTTGCACGGGAGTTTTAAGCGAGACTTTTTGTTCTGATTTGAATTTACGCACCGCAGAGATAATTGCAATTGCTGCATCTCCTGCGTGTTCTGCTTCAAGATCTATGAGGTTCTCATCAACTTTTGGCCAGTTGCTCACGTGGATTGAAACACATCCCTCTTGTTTGGCAAATGCTTTTTGATAAACGCTCTCCGTGATGTGTGGCATGATGGGTGCGAAGAGTTTGAGAATAGTAAGGAGTGTTTTAGAAAGCGCATATTGGGCACTTTTTCTTTCTTCAACACCTCTTCTGTCTGGATTGTAAATACGATCCTTACAAATTTCAAGATAATTGTCACAAAAATACGTCCAGAAGAGTTTTTCAGTTTCCATCTTGCAACGCACGTATTCGTATTTTTCAAATGATTCTGTTGCCGCCCGAATTGTTTTTTGTGCCTTACTTAAGAGCCATTTGTCCATGACGAGAATTTGTTCAGGATGTGTGCCATCATAATCCTCAAGATGCATGAGTACAAAGTTTGAGGCATTTGCGAGTTTGGTAACGGTTTTCTTTCCTGTTTGCACATCTTTTTCCTGGAAAGGAATATCATCTCCAAGTTTTGATGATGCTGTCCAGAAACGAAGAGCATCTGCTCCGTATTTTTCAAGAATGATGCGAGGATCAACAACATTTCCTTTGGATTTACTCATCTTATTTCCTTTTGGATCAAGAACGTGACCTGAAATTACGATGTCCTTCCAAGGAATATCTGCGTTGTTGTAGAGTGCTTTAACAATGGTGTAAAAAGCCCATGTACGAATGATGTCATGCGCTTGTGGTCGCATTGAAGTGGGAAACTGATCTGGGGTGAGGTCATATCCTCCTTTGTCAGCCCAATTGGTGATGATTTGAGGTGTGACTGAGGATGTTGCCCAGGTATCCATAACATCAGTTTCGGGAACGAGTTCGCTTGTACCTGTGTAGTGCTTTGGCCTCGATGAAAGAGGATCTACTGGAAGCTCATCTCTTGATGCGACAATGACCTTTCCCGTATCTTTTTCGTACCATACGGGGAAAGGAACGCCAAAGTGTCTTTGACGTGAAATGCACCAGTCCCAGTTAAGGTTTTCAACCCAGTGCTTATAACGTACTTTCATATGTGAGGGGTACCAATTAATCCGATCACCGGCATCAAGAAGTTCTTGTTTCTTATCAAGAACGCGAACAAACCATTGCTTTGTTTTAAGGATTTCCAGATCTGTCCCACAACGCTCATGTGTGTTTACTGGGTGGACTATTTCTTTTTGCAGTGGGAGAAGTCCTGCTTCTTTGAGATCTTCAATTATTGCTTTACGAGCATCTTTTATTTTAAGACCTGCATATTTTCCTGCATTGTCATTCATTGTTCCGTCGCGATTGATGGAAACTTTGAGGGGTAGGTTGTGTTTTCGCCACCACTCCACGTCTGTTTGATCGCCAAAGGTGCAACACATAACTGCGCCCGTTCCTTTTTGGGGATCTGCTTTTTCGTCGGCGAGAATGGGTACTTCAAAGGAGTAGAGAGGCACTTTTGCATGCTTTCCTATGAATTCTGTATATCTCTCATCATCTGGGTGAACGAAAATAGCAACGCAGCTTGGAAGAAGTTCTGGACGAGTTGTTGCCACGACGAGTTCTTTTCCGCCTACGGTGAAGATGAGATCATTAAAGTGTGATTTCTTATCGACGCTTTCAAATTCTGCTTGAGCAATTGCGGTCTGGCACGTTGGACACCAGGAAATAGGCGAGTCTTCTTGGAACACAAGTCCTTTTTCAAAGAGATCAATAAAACTTGCTTGGGATGTTGTTATGCAATGAGGGTCTATGGTGGAGTAGCTGTGTTCAAAATCGCAACTCATGCCGATAGAAATCCAATCTTGTATAAATGAGGGTTTGAGTTCTTGTATGGTTTGGTTGCACAGTGCAATGAATTCTTGGCGATCCATTTTTGTTGATCGCACTTTTTTTTCTTTTTCAACAAGTCTCTCGGTAGGAAGGCCATTATCATCAGTACCAAAAGGGTAGCAGACATTTTTGCCGCTCATGCGCTTGTAACGTGCTATGAAATCTTGTTGAGAATAAGAACTCGCATGGCCTATGTGCATGCGTCCAGAAAGTGTGGGTGGGGGTGTATCTA from Candidatus Woesearchaeota archaeon includes these protein-coding regions:
- a CDS encoding valine--tRNA ligase, translated to MAYDFKEEEKKWQEFWKEQKIHIYHPIEGKEDYIIDTPPPTLSGRMHIGHASSYSQQDFIARYKRMSGKNVCYPFGTDDNGLPTERLVEKEKKVRSTKMDRQEFIALCNQTIQELKPSFIQDWISIGMSCDFEHSYSTIDPHCITTSQASFIDLFEKGLVFQEDSPISWCPTCQTAIAQAEFESVDKKSHFNDLIFTVGGKELVVATTRPELLPSCVAIFVHPDDERYTEFIGKHAKVPLYSFEVPILADEKADPQKGTGAVMCCTFGDQTDVEWWRKHNLPLKVSINRDGTMNDNAGKYAGLKIKDARKAIIEDLKEAGLLPLQKEIVHPVNTHERCGTDLEILKTKQWFVRVLDKKQELLDAGDRINWYPSHMKVRYKHWVENLNWDWCISRQRHFGVPFPVWYEKDTGKVIVASRDELPVDPLSSRPKHYTGTSELVPETDVMDTWATSSVTPQIITNWADKGGYDLTPDQFPTSMRPQAHDIIRTWAFYTIVKALYNNADIPWKDIVISGHVLDPKGNKMSKSKGNVVDPRIILEKYGADALRFWTASSKLGDDIPFQEKDVQTGKKTVTKLANASNFVLMHLEDYDGTHPEQILVMDKWLLSKAQKTIRAATESFEKYEYVRCKMETEKLFWTYFCDNYLEICKDRIYNPDRRGVEERKSAQYALSKTLLTILKLFAPIMPHITESVYQKAFAKQEGCVSIHVSNWPKVDENLIDLEAEHAGDAAIAIISAVRKFKSEQKVSLKTPVQTLSIHCDDLMQQHIESVMDDLKAVTGAQNVVFGNGEIDTGF